In Panacibacter ginsenosidivorans, the following proteins share a genomic window:
- the alaS gene encoding alanine--tRNA ligase, whose protein sequence is MLTSAEIRKQFLDFFQSKGHHIVPSAPIVVKNDPTLLFTNAGMNQFKDYFLGNKKAPYTRVADTQKCLRVSGKHNDLEEVGVDTYHHTMFEMLGNWSFGDYFKAEAIAWSWELLTEVYKLDKDRLYVTIFEGDVKENLPKDEEAYNEWKKVIAEDRILLGNKKDNFWEMGDTGPCGPCTEIHVDCRTDEERKAVDGKTLVNNDHPQVIEIWNNVFIQFNRLKDGSLEPLPAKHVDTGMGFERLVRVIQNNTSNYDTDVFTGTIAATENIVGKKYNATAINSPSTGGSWREAVAFRVIADHIRAISFTIADGQLPSNTGAGYVIRRILRRAVRYYYSYLDYKQPLLHQLLPVIAKQFANVFPELEQQLDFVSKVVKEEEDAFLKTLGKGITKFNSYINFREQFPEATHAYNEELGDEFPYDIQEGKKVIVNPQSLEVTQKTIPGKFAFELTDTYGFPIDLTELMAKEIGWKVDVKEFEKELAKQKSRSRAATAIDTEDWIVLDEYALNEFVGYDSMEIQTKVTKYRKVKAKGKEAFQIVLEATPFYAESGGQVGDTGKLLLNNEEIIITDTKKENNLIIHFADSIPADLNGEVFAKVDVTKRKATEVHHSATHLLHAALRKVLGTHVAQKGSLVNNEHLRFDFSHFAKVTDEEIAQIEILVNEKIRTNIPVVIKQMHKDEAIAMGAMALFGEKYGDTVRVVIIDPHYSIELCGGTHVCNTGELGFFKIKHESAVAAGVRRIEAVSGKAAEELIAEQFETLGVIRETLKNPKEIQKSVENLVTENNELKKKVESLEAKQLAAIKSELVDKAQIINGFNFIGEVLEVSNADALKKLSFDLKTSLNNYIVVLAANIEGKASVAVSMDDNFIAAKNTDAPKIIKEHIAPLIKGGGGGQKTLATAGGQDTSNLQQVIEKVKALL, encoded by the coding sequence ATGCTTACAAGCGCTGAAATAAGAAAACAGTTTTTAGATTTCTTTCAATCGAAAGGTCATCATATAGTTCCTTCTGCTCCTATTGTTGTAAAGAACGATCCCACTTTGCTTTTTACCAATGCAGGTATGAACCAGTTCAAAGATTATTTCCTGGGTAACAAAAAAGCACCATATACACGTGTTGCCGATACACAAAAATGTTTGCGCGTAAGTGGTAAGCACAACGATCTTGAAGAAGTAGGGGTTGATACGTATCACCACACTATGTTTGAGATGCTGGGCAACTGGAGCTTTGGTGATTATTTTAAAGCAGAGGCTATTGCCTGGAGCTGGGAATTACTTACCGAAGTTTATAAACTGGATAAAGACCGTTTATACGTAACCATCTTTGAAGGTGATGTAAAAGAGAATTTACCCAAAGATGAAGAAGCATACAATGAATGGAAAAAAGTAATTGCAGAAGACCGCATATTATTAGGCAATAAGAAAGATAATTTCTGGGAAATGGGCGATACAGGGCCATGCGGACCATGTACAGAAATTCATGTTGATTGCAGAACGGATGAAGAAAGAAAAGCAGTTGATGGCAAAACTTTGGTGAATAATGATCATCCCCAGGTGATAGAAATATGGAACAATGTATTTATACAATTCAATCGTTTAAAAGACGGGAGCCTTGAACCATTACCCGCTAAACATGTAGATACCGGTATGGGTTTCGAGCGTTTGGTGCGTGTGATACAAAATAATACATCTAATTATGATACAGATGTTTTTACAGGAACGATTGCAGCAACAGAAAATATAGTTGGTAAAAAATATAATGCAACCGCAATTAACTCTCCCTCAACCGGAGGGAGTTGGAGGGAGGCCGTTGCTTTTCGTGTAATTGCAGATCATATCCGTGCAATATCATTTACTATAGCGGATGGACAGTTGCCATCTAATACCGGTGCAGGCTATGTTATAAGAAGAATATTAAGAAGAGCAGTCCGCTATTACTATTCTTATTTGGATTATAAGCAACCATTACTGCATCAGCTATTGCCTGTTATTGCAAAACAATTTGCAAATGTATTTCCTGAGTTAGAACAACAATTAGATTTTGTAAGCAAAGTGGTAAAAGAAGAAGAAGATGCTTTTTTAAAAACACTTGGAAAAGGTATTACTAAGTTCAATTCATATATTAATTTTCGTGAGCAATTCCCAGAAGCGACTCATGCATATAATGAAGAACTCGGCGATGAATTTCCTTATGATATTCAAGAGGGGAAAAAGGTTATAGTTAATCCTCAATCGCTTGAAGTAACTCAAAAAACAATTCCTGGCAAGTTTGCTTTCGAGTTAACCGATACTTACGGCTTTCCGATTGATTTGACAGAATTAATGGCAAAAGAAATAGGCTGGAAAGTTGATGTCAAAGAATTTGAAAAGGAATTGGCTAAACAAAAATCCCGCTCCCGTGCAGCCACAGCAATAGATACAGAAGACTGGATTGTTTTAGATGAATATGCATTGAATGAATTTGTTGGTTATGATTCAATGGAGATACAAACAAAAGTTACCAAGTACAGAAAAGTAAAAGCAAAAGGCAAAGAAGCATTTCAAATTGTTCTGGAAGCAACGCCATTTTATGCAGAAAGCGGTGGACAGGTTGGTGATACAGGAAAGCTATTGCTCAACAATGAAGAAATAATCATTACCGATACAAAAAAAGAAAACAACCTTATCATACATTTTGCAGACTCAATTCCTGCAGACTTGAATGGAGAAGTTTTTGCAAAAGTGGATGTTACAAAAAGAAAAGCAACAGAAGTTCATCATAGCGCAACACATTTACTGCATGCAGCTTTACGCAAAGTATTGGGCACACATGTAGCGCAAAAAGGAAGCCTTGTGAATAATGAACATTTGCGTTTCGATTTCTCTCATTTCGCAAAAGTTACCGATGAAGAAATTGCGCAGATAGAAATACTCGTAAACGAAAAGATAAGAACCAATATTCCTGTCGTAATAAAACAAATGCATAAAGACGAAGCCATTGCTATGGGTGCCATGGCATTGTTTGGTGAGAAGTATGGAGATACTGTGCGTGTAGTAATTATTGATCCGCATTACTCCATAGAATTATGTGGCGGCACACATGTTTGCAATACCGGTGAACTGGGTTTCTTTAAGATCAAACATGAAAGCGCTGTTGCAGCAGGCGTAAGAAGAATAGAAGCAGTTAGTGGTAAAGCTGCAGAAGAATTAATTGCAGAGCAATTCGAAACACTTGGTGTAATTCGTGAGACACTAAAAAATCCGAAGGAAATACAAAAGTCAGTGGAAAACCTTGTTACAGAAAATAATGAGCTAAAAAAGAAAGTAGAAAGCCTTGAAGCAAAACAATTAGCTGCTATAAAAAGTGAATTGGTTGACAAAGCCCAAATCATTAACGGCTTCAACTTTATTGGGGAAGTATTGGAAGTAAGTAATGCCGATGCATTAAAGAAATTATCGTTCGATCTCAAAACATCTTTGAATAATTATATAGTTGTACTTGCAGCCAATATAGAAGGCAAAGCCTCCGTAGCTGTTTCTATGGATGATAATTTTATTGCAGCAAAAAATACTGACGCACCAAAGATCATTAAAGAACATATTGCACCATTAATAAAAGGTGGCGGTGGCGGACAAAAAACGTTGGCTACCGCAGGAGGCCAGGACACCAGTAATTTGCAACAGGTAATTGAGAAAGTAAAGGCATTATTATAA
- a CDS encoding OmpA family protein → MSSDHSLNDLSKDGSSTENIVYFEKTYNMGWLLPLLLIVLAAGLVLYFMKGVNDTSVPGIAYVEDTAAEAIVPDSSHITLRKSLSIRLSDSTEITAYKNGIENKLILYIMSKNPVDSISKNRWFDFDDLNFKTGSAELTDSSMHQVHNIAVILKVYPKVKIKIGGYTDKTGDEKLNMQLSQARADAVVNALKKAGANPAQLVGAEGYGSQFAKAAANAPDEEKQKDRRISVNVRAK, encoded by the coding sequence ATGTCTTCTGATCATTCTTTAAACGATCTGTCAAAAGACGGATCATCAACAGAGAACATTGTATATTTTGAAAAAACATACAACATGGGCTGGCTGTTGCCTTTGTTGCTGATCGTATTAGCCGCAGGCCTCGTATTGTATTTTATGAAAGGAGTCAATGATACATCTGTGCCGGGCATTGCATATGTTGAAGATACGGCTGCAGAAGCAATTGTTCCCGACAGCAGTCATATAACTCTCAGGAAGTCGCTCTCTATAAGACTTTCAGACAGCACAGAAATAACAGCGTATAAAAATGGAATAGAGAACAAACTGATTTTATATATCATGTCTAAGAACCCCGTAGATAGTATCAGTAAAAACCGCTGGTTCGATTTTGATGATCTTAATTTTAAAACAGGCAGCGCAGAGTTAACCGATTCCAGCATGCACCAGGTACATAATATTGCCGTAATACTTAAAGTATATCCTAAGGTAAAAATAAAAATAGGTGGATATACAGATAAGACCGGTGATGAAAAACTAAACATGCAGTTATCGCAGGCAAGAGCGGATGCTGTTGTTAATGCTTTAAAGAAAGCGGGCGCAAATCCTGCACAATTAGTGGGCGCAGAAGGTTATGGCTCACAGTTTGCAAAAGCCGCTGCAAATGCACCCGATGAAGAAAAACAAAAAGACAGGAGAATCTCTGTTAATGTGAGAGCAAAATAA
- a CDS encoding ABC transporter ATP-binding protein: MKILMQYLKPYKGLVLLALLLAAINQTFSMFDPLIFGKIIDHFANHPKTFDDGTARDESQFISGLLLFLGMLVGTAMVSRIAKAFQDYFSSVIIQKFGAKIFTDGLKHSMRLPYQDFEDQRSGETLSILNKVRSDTEKFISNFINILFGILVSVVFVSIYSFRLHWSIMPIYFLGTVIIGVVTNLLSKRIKSIQKNIVKETNALAGSTTESLRNIELVKSLGLTEQEVKRLNVNTYKILGLELRKVKSIRALSFIQGTMVNFLRQVLTFTFLWLIFRDIITTGEMISLQFYSFFIFGPLQDIGNIIISYREAEASLNNFDGLMKRAVEPKPASPKSVGAIEELEFINVSFQHKTAQYKALDNISFDVKKGETIAFVGPSGSGKSTLVKLLVGLYRTNEGKVLYNNIDGNLINFDELRTQIGFVTQDTQLFAGTIKENLVFVNPSATDDDLLDAMYKASCQNLLARAEKGIETVIGEGGLKLSGGEKQRLSIARSLLRHPHLLIFDEATSSLDSITEEEITSTIKNISKEKEQITVLIAHRLSTIMHADRIFVLEKGQIVETGTHQQLITDKGLYYAMWRQQIGERKYAAATVA, translated from the coding sequence ATGAAGATATTGATGCAATATTTGAAACCTTACAAAGGGCTGGTATTACTGGCCTTACTGCTGGCAGCTATCAACCAGACCTTTTCCATGTTCGATCCTTTGATTTTCGGTAAAATAATTGATCACTTTGCAAATCATCCTAAAACATTTGATGATGGAACAGCAAGAGATGAAAGCCAGTTTATCAGTGGGTTGCTGTTATTCCTGGGAATGCTTGTTGGCACAGCTATGGTCAGCAGGATTGCCAAAGCATTTCAGGATTATTTCTCCAGTGTTATCATTCAGAAGTTTGGCGCAAAAATTTTTACGGACGGATTAAAACATTCCATGCGCCTGCCTTACCAGGATTTTGAAGACCAGCGTAGTGGCGAAACATTATCTATTTTAAATAAAGTTCGCAGCGATACAGAAAAATTTATCAGCAATTTCATTAATATTTTATTTGGCATTTTAGTAAGTGTTGTGTTTGTAAGTATTTATTCTTTCAGGCTGCACTGGAGCATTATGCCCATTTATTTTTTAGGTACGGTAATAATTGGTGTGGTGACAAACCTGCTGAGTAAAAGAATAAAGAGCATTCAAAAAAATATTGTAAAAGAAACAAACGCACTGGCAGGTTCCACTACAGAATCATTGCGCAATATAGAGTTGGTAAAAAGTCTTGGTCTCACCGAGCAGGAAGTAAAGCGGTTGAATGTAAACACATATAAAATTCTCGGGCTGGAATTAAGAAAAGTAAAAAGCATTCGTGCATTGAGTTTTATACAAGGTACCATGGTCAATTTTTTAAGACAGGTATTGACCTTTACTTTTCTATGGCTCATATTCAGAGATATTATTACTACAGGTGAAATGATCTCTTTGCAGTTTTATAGCTTCTTCATTTTTGGACCATTGCAGGATATTGGTAATATCATCATTTCTTATCGTGAGGCAGAAGCCTCTTTAAATAATTTCGATGGGTTAATGAAAAGAGCCGTAGAACCAAAGCCGGCTTCTCCAAAATCTGTTGGGGCCATTGAAGAACTTGAATTCATCAATGTTTCTTTCCAGCATAAAACCGCACAATACAAAGCACTTGATAATATAAGCTTTGATGTAAAGAAAGGTGAAACCATTGCATTTGTTGGCCCTTCAGGATCGGGAAAAAGCACACTGGTAAAATTATTGGTAGGTTTATACAGAACCAATGAGGGGAAAGTGCTCTACAATAATATTGATGGTAACCTTATCAACTTTGACGAGCTGCGTACACAGATCGGTTTTGTAACACAGGACACACAACTTTTTGCAGGCACAATTAAAGAAAACCTGGTATTTGTAAACCCATCTGCAACAGATGATGACCTGCTCGATGCAATGTATAAAGCCAGTTGCCAGAATTTATTGGCACGGGCAGAAAAAGGTATTGAAACAGTAATCGGCGAAGGTGGTTTAAAATTAAGTGGCGGTGAAAAGCAACGATTAAGTATTGCGCGTTCATTGTTGCGTCATCCGCATTTATTGATCTTCGATGAAGCAACATCATCACTTGATTCTATTACGGAAGAAGAGATAACTTCTACTATCAAAAATATTTCGAAAGAGAAAGAACAAATTACGGTACTTATTGCCCACAGGTTAAGTACGATTATGCATGCAGACCGGATATTTGTTTTGGAGAAAGGCCAGATCGTTGAAACGGGTACACACCAGCAACTGATAACAGATAAGGGCTTGTACTATGCAATGTGGCGCCAGCAGATCGGCGAAAGAAAATATGCAGCTGCAACTGTTGCGTAA